From Eleftheria terrae, the proteins below share one genomic window:
- the alkB gene encoding DNA oxidative demethylase AlkB, with protein MTLDLFDPAELPERQALAPGAVLLRRWALPSEAALLEGIEAVVAAAPWRHLVTPGGLRMSVAMTNCGPLGWVSDRSGYRYQATDPESGRPWPAMPAAFLALARGAAAQAGFPGFEPDACLVNRYVPGARLSLHQDRDERDHRHPIVSVSLGLPAVFLFGGQARGEPTQRVPLQHGDVVVWGGPSRLRYHGVLALQEGRHPLLGAQRVNLTLRRAG; from the coding sequence ATGACACTGGACTTGTTCGATCCCGCCGAGCTGCCCGAGCGCCAGGCGCTCGCCCCCGGCGCCGTGCTGCTGCGCCGCTGGGCGCTGCCCTCGGAGGCGGCCCTGCTTGAGGGCATCGAGGCGGTGGTGGCGGCCGCACCCTGGCGCCACCTGGTCACGCCGGGCGGCCTGCGCATGTCGGTCGCGATGACGAATTGCGGCCCGCTCGGCTGGGTGTCGGACCGCAGCGGCTACCGCTACCAGGCCACCGACCCCGAGAGCGGCCGGCCGTGGCCTGCCATGCCGGCGGCCTTCCTGGCGCTGGCCCGCGGCGCGGCGGCGCAAGCCGGCTTCCCCGGCTTCGAGCCGGACGCCTGCCTGGTCAACCGCTATGTTCCCGGCGCCCGCCTGTCGCTGCACCAGGACCGGGACGAGCGCGACCATCGCCATCCCATCGTGTCGGTGTCGCTGGGCCTGCCGGCCGTGTTCCTGTTCGGGGGACAGGCCCGCGGCGAGCCCACGCAGCGGGTGCCGCTGCAGCACGGCGACGTGGTGGTCTGGGGCGGGCCGTCGCGGCTGCGCTACCACGGCGTACTGGCGCTGCAGGAAGGCCGCCACCCGCTGCTCGGCGCCCAGCGCGTCAACCTCACGCTGCGCCGGGCCGGTTGA
- a CDS encoding extensin-like domain-containing protein, whose product MPSARSRWRLPLLLLLLALALAVHALHGGRLALPERWNPWAPLRIEAEPNLLTRFKLARLSGDAALCRSVLAQADMRFRPVPDWQAAPGCAMHNAVRVEATSAAVGPAFLLSCRTAVSLALWERHVVQPAAQRHFGQPVVRIDHLGSYVCRNVYGRPGAPRSQHATADALDVAGFRLADGQRVQVLKHWEEPGARGRFLQEVGEGACRFFDGALGPAYNAAHRNHLHLDRGGPRVCR is encoded by the coding sequence ATGCCGAGTGCACGATCGCGGTGGCGCCTGCCGCTCCTTCTGCTGCTGCTTGCACTGGCCCTGGCGGTCCACGCGCTGCACGGCGGCCGGCTGGCGCTGCCCGAACGCTGGAACCCGTGGGCGCCGCTGCGCATCGAGGCCGAGCCCAACCTGCTGACGCGCTTCAAGCTGGCCCGGCTGTCCGGCGATGCGGCCCTGTGCCGCAGCGTGCTGGCCCAGGCCGACATGCGCTTTCGGCCCGTGCCGGACTGGCAGGCCGCGCCGGGCTGCGCGATGCACAACGCGGTGCGGGTGGAGGCGACCAGCGCCGCGGTGGGGCCGGCCTTCCTGCTGTCCTGTCGCACGGCCGTGTCGCTGGCCCTGTGGGAGCGGCATGTGGTGCAGCCGGCGGCGCAGCGGCACTTCGGCCAGCCGGTGGTTCGCATCGACCACCTGGGCAGCTATGTCTGCCGCAATGTCTACGGCCGGCCCGGCGCGCCACGCAGCCAGCATGCCACCGCCGATGCCCTGGACGTGGCCGGCTTCAGGCTGGCCGACGGGCAGCGGGTGCAGGTGCTGAAGCACTGGGAGGAGCCCGGCGCGCGCGGCCGCTTCCTGCAGGAGGTGGGCGAGGGCGCCTGCCGCTTCTTCGACGGCGCGCTTGGCCCGGCATACAACGCGGCGCACCGCAACCACCTGCACCTCGACCGTGGCGGCCCGCGGGTCTGCCGCTGA
- a CDS encoding 2OG-Fe(II) oxygenase yields MTAALPPTALPAARRLDAIDWTAVEQALDAHGNALLPGLLSESECTGLAALYAQEAGFRSRVVMQRHGYGRGEYRYFSYPLPPLVAGLREALYPPLAGVANRWQAAMGLPGRFPARHGDFIERCHAAGQQRPTPLLLQYGSGDYNCLHQDLYGELAFPLQVAVLLSAPGRDFTGGEFVLTEQRPRMQSRPEVVPLQQGDAVVFAVHHRPVQGSRGTYRVQLRHGVSRLRSGQRHTLGLIFHDAT; encoded by the coding sequence ATGACGGCAGCCCTGCCGCCCACCGCCCTGCCAGCGGCCCGGCGCCTCGACGCGATCGACTGGACCGCCGTGGAGCAGGCCCTTGACGCGCACGGCAATGCGCTGCTGCCCGGCCTGCTGTCGGAAAGCGAATGCACCGGGCTGGCCGCGCTGTATGCGCAGGAGGCGGGTTTTCGCAGCCGGGTGGTGATGCAGCGGCACGGCTACGGCCGCGGCGAATACCGCTACTTCTCCTACCCGCTGCCGCCGCTGGTGGCCGGCTTGCGGGAGGCCCTCTATCCGCCGCTGGCCGGCGTGGCGAACCGCTGGCAGGCCGCCATGGGGTTGCCCGGCCGCTTCCCGGCGCGGCATGGCGACTTCATCGAGCGCTGCCATGCCGCCGGCCAGCAACGCCCCACCCCGCTGCTGCTGCAGTACGGCAGCGGCGACTACAACTGCCTGCACCAGGACCTCTACGGCGAGCTGGCGTTCCCGCTGCAGGTGGCGGTGCTGCTGTCGGCCCCGGGGCGCGATTTCACCGGCGGAGAATTCGTGCTCACCGAGCAGCGCCCGCGCATGCAGTCGCGTCCCGAGGTGGTGCCGCTGCAGCAGGGCGACGCGGTGGTGTTCGCCGTGCACCACCGGCCGGTGCAGGGCAGCCGCGGCACCTACCGGGTGCAACTGCGGCATGGCGTCAGCCGGCTGCGCTCGGGACAGCGCCACACGCTGGGCCTGATCTTCCACGACGCCACCTGA
- a CDS encoding peroxiredoxin: protein MRLTTLALSALCTAAPALAALPIGAKAPDFTTEAALGGKTFSFSLAQALKKGPVVLYFYPKAFTSGCTVEAHAFAEATSAFNALGATAVGMSNDPIDTLKKFSVEACRNQFAVAADDGARVMKQYDAALWMKPDTADRISYVISPEGKILFVHSSMNPEGHVQNTLKAVEAWKREQPAR from the coding sequence GTGCACTGCCGCCCCCGCGCTGGCCGCCCTGCCGATCGGCGCCAAGGCGCCCGACTTCACCACCGAGGCGGCGCTCGGCGGCAAGACCTTCAGCTTCAGCCTGGCGCAGGCCTTGAAGAAGGGGCCGGTGGTGCTGTACTTCTACCCGAAGGCCTTCACCAGCGGCTGCACCGTCGAGGCGCATGCCTTCGCCGAGGCGACGTCCGCCTTCAACGCCCTGGGCGCCACCGCGGTGGGCATGTCCAACGACCCGATCGACACGCTGAAGAAGTTCTCGGTGGAAGCCTGCCGCAACCAGTTCGCGGTGGCGGCCGACGACGGCGCGCGGGTGATGAAGCAGTACGACGCCGCGCTGTGGATGAAGCCCGACACCGCCGACCGCATCTCCTATGTGATCAGCCCCGAGGGCAAGATCCTCTTCGTTCACTCGAGCATGAATCCCGAGGGCCATGTGCAGAACACGCTGAAGGCGGTCGAGGCCTGGAAGCGGGAGCAGCCGGCCCGATGA